Genomic window (Bacteroidota bacterium):
CCTTCTGGGGCTTCTTTGGTCCGTACCCTGCTCCTCCTGGTGCCGCTCGTGCTCCTCTTCGGGTGCGATACGGATACCACGACGCTCTTTGATCCGGATCTCCAAGCTGGCCCCGATCCGGTGCTCGGGGGCTTGGCACCTGATCCCGCCAGCATCGTCTTGGCTGGGATCGACGCCGTCACCCTGACGGGGCAGAACTTCTCGGCGACTCCCAGCGACAACCTGGTGTACTTCAACCAGACGCGGGCAGAGGTCCTCGAAGCGTCCGCTACCCAGCTGATCGTCCGTGCGCCCAACGTCCCTGGCGACGATGTGGGCGTCCGCATCGCGGTGCTCGGCGCTGAGAACTACAGTGCGACGCTACCCTACGCGCTGGTCTCGGCCACGACGGAGGTGGAGGGCCTGCTCGGCACCGACGAACCGGGCTCAGTCGTCGTGGAGGCGGCTACAGGCGATGCAGTCGTGGCCATCCTCGACGGTGACACGCAGGGCGGAGATGACACCGGCTTGATCCGCCTCTCTGCGGCCACGGGACGGAGCAACTACCTAACAGCCCCCCAATTTCTCTACAGCAGCATTGCATTCGGTCCGGACAACGTCATTGTTGGTGCACGCGGCCAGCGGGCCCTGTTTCGGCTCCCAGAAGGGGGGCCGCCGCAAACGTACCAGGCCATATCAGGGTCGCCGAATCCCACCCTCGTATCTGTCGCGTTTGATGACATGGGAGGAGTTTGGACAGGCAGCAGCAACGGCAACATCTATTACGTGCCGGCGGGGGGCGGCAGCTCTGAGCCGAGTGAGGTAATCGGAGCCGTCCGGGCCGTGGCCTACTTCGACAGCTTTCTCTACGCAGCGGTCACGCGCGCTGGGGTGAGCGAGATT
Coding sequences:
- a CDS encoding IPT/TIG domain-containing protein, with amino-acid sequence MLTLVPSGASLVRTLLLLVPLVLLFGCDTDTTTLFDPDLQAGPDPVLGGLAPDPASIVLAGIDAVTLTGQNFSATPSDNLVYFNQTRAEVLEASATQLIVRAPNVPGDDVGVRIAVLGAENYSATLPYALVSATTEVEGLLGTDEPGSVVVEAATGDAVVAILDGDTQGGDDTGLIRLSAATGRSNYLTAPQFLYSSIAFGPDNVIVGARGQRALFRLPEGGPPQTYQAISGSPNPTLVSVAFDDMGGVWTGSSNGNIYYVPAGGGSSEPSEVIGAVRAVAYFDSFLYAAVTRAGVSEIVRFPVMGGSMLGPEELYATLSVDQGIATSIAVAQDGTLFVGTDFIERTSFRDPVYVISTDRVVEPLYTGILGSQQSGGRVAIVNFAWDGGTGLYTIRRFEIGEAGSVANPLTITYDLVRIETRTQGS